Proteins encoded in a region of the Macrobrachium rosenbergii isolate ZJJX-2024 chromosome 34, ASM4041242v1, whole genome shotgun sequence genome:
- the LOC136856152 gene encoding uncharacterized protein: MLRAAVLVSLVGLVLSQGYGAPPAPEYGAPPPPVYGPPAPAQCYPETKYVTAYRTQIQQVPVYTTVYETQLIPTTLYETLYQTRYRTEVQQQYIPQYITTTEYQPQYVTQTQYQTQLRTVYQTQYYTETQVRPQYVTETQYQTQFVTTTQLRYETEIQYQPQYITQTQYQTETAYRTQVVPQYSTVYQTRQQYVTVCPKVPDTSYGVVPAAPVAPGGKGYF, encoded by the exons ATGCTCCGAGCTGCTGTTTTAGTATCCCTCGTGGGACTGGTCCTATCCCAGGGGTATGGTGCCCCCCCAGCACCAGAGTATGGTGCCCCACCACCACCAGTCTATGGTCCCCCAGCTCCTGCCCAGTGCTACCCTGAGACCAAATACGTCACTGCTTATCGTACTCAGATTCAACAG GTCCCCGTCTACACGACCGTCTACGAAACCCAGCTCATCCCGACCACCCTGTACGAGACCCTGTACCAGACAAGGTACCGCACAGAAGTTCAGCAGCAGTACATCCCTCAGTACATCACCACAACAGAGTACCAGCCGCAGTACGTAACCCAGACCCAGTACCAGACGCAGTTGCGAACAGTCTACCAGACCCAGTACTACACCGAGACCCAGGTCCGGCCTCAGTACGTGACCGAAACCCAGTACCAGACGCAGTTCGTCACCACGACCCAGCTCAGATACGAGACAGAGATTCAGTACCAGCCTCAGTACATTACCCAGACTCAGTACCAGACTGAGACAGCCTACAGGACCCAGGTTGTGCCTCAGTACTCTACAGTCTACCAGACGAGACAGCAATACGTCACGGTGTGCCCCAAGGTGCCCGATACCTCCTACGGCGTTGTCCCAGCGGCTCCCGTGGCCCCAGGAGGCAAAGGATATTTCTAA